Proteins from one Mustela erminea isolate mMusErm1 chromosome 20, mMusErm1.Pri, whole genome shotgun sequence genomic window:
- the ZNF205 gene encoding zinc finger protein 205 isoform X3, protein MSADGGGTRAAQDKERAREVLGHGHPCPEMLSESEEMVPLGATRESPHIKMEPEEPHPEGAWQGDGALGTPSWVSLSQGSKEKALFLPSGALPSPQIPVLAREGRTRDRQMAAALLTAWSQMPVTFEDVALYLSREEWSRLDHAQQSFYRDVLQKRNGLSLAGFPFSRPLWGSQGQGKGEASSSSQQMGDDKEKAGAIEAGKEEPTPSLAALGDVKASRSRVGRASGDVQPCGQQTGSGQSSGPARDGGQPGRLQEMPAKPAPPNASLTEKAREGRVGPPESSEEGLVPDGDAGKKTYKCEQCGKAFSWHSHLVTHRRTHTGEKPYTCTDCGKRFGRSSHLIQHQIIHTGEKPYTCPSCWKSFSHHSTLIQHQRIHTGEKPYVCDRCAKRFTRRSDLVTHQGTHTGAKPHKCPVCSKCFTQSSALVTHQRTHTGVKPYPCPECGKCFSQRSNLIAHNRTHTGEKPYHCLDCGKSFSHSSHLTAHQRTHRGVRPYSCPLCGKSFSRRSNLHRHEKIHTTGPKALAMLMLGAAGALAAPPPAPT, encoded by the exons ATGTCTGCGGATGGCGGAGGCACCCGGGCTGCCCAGGACAAGGAGAGAGCCCGAGAG GTTCTGGGCCATGGGCATCCTTGTCCAGAAATGCTTTCTGAGTCGGAGGAGATGGTGCCTTTGGGAGCCACTCGGGAGTCACCGCACATCAAGATGGAGCCAGAAGAGCCACACCCCGAGGGGGCATGGCAGGGGGATGGGGCTCTGGGAACGCCAAGCTGGGTGTCCCTAAGCCAGGGCTCTAAGGAGAAGGCTCTCTTCCTGCCTAGTGGAG ccctcccctccccccagatccCTGTGCTCGCTCGCGAGGGGCGGACCAGAGACCGCCAGATGGCTGCGGCGCTGCTCACCGCCTGGTCCCAG ATGCCGGTGACTTTTGAGGATGTGGCTCTGTACCTCTCCAGGGAGGAGTGGAGTCGGCTGGACCACGCCCAGCAAAGCTTCTACAGGGACGTCCTGCAGAAGAGGAACGGACTGTCCCTGG CAGGATTTCCCTTCAGCAGACCTCTCTGGGGCTCCCAGGGACAGGGCAAGGGTGAGGCATCGAGCTCGAGCCAGCAGATGGGAGATGACAAGGAGAAGGCAG GAGCCATTGAGGCGGGCAAGGAGGAGCCGACCCCATCCCTGGCAGCCCTGGGGGATGTGAAGGCTTCcagaagcagggtggggagagccTCGGGGGACGTCCAGCCATGCGGGCAGCAAACCGGCAGTGGCCAAAGCTCAGGACCGGCCAGAGACGGTGGGCAGCCGGGTCGCCTGCAGGAGATGCCGGCAAAACCGGCGCCACCCAACGCCAGCCTcacagagaaagccagagaggggCGGGTGGGGCCCCCCGAGAGCAGCGAGGAGGGCCTGGTCCCCGACGGTGACGCCGGCAAGAAGACGTACAAGTGTGAGCAGTGCGGCAAGGCCTTTAGCTGGCACTCGCACCTCGTGACCCACCGGCGCACGCACACGGGTGAGAAGCCCTATACCTGCACGGACTGTGGCAAGCGCTTCGGCCGCAGCTCACACCTCATCCAGCACCAGATCATCCACACAGGCGAGAAGCCCTacacctgcccctcctgctggAAGAGCTTCAGCCACCACTCGACGCTGATCCAGCACCAGCGCATCCACACGGGTGAGAAGCCCTACGTGTGCGACCGTTGCGCCAAGCGCTTCACCCGCCGCTCGGACCTGGTCACCCACCAGGGCACGCACACAGGCGCCAAGCCCCACAAGTGCCCCGTCTGCAGCAAGTGCTTCACGCAGAGCTCGGCCCTGGTCACCCACCAGCGCACGCACACCGGGGTCAAGCCCTACCCATGCCCCGAGTGCGGCAAGTGCTTCAGCCAGCGCTCCAACCTCATCGCGCACAACCGCACGCACACGGGCGAGAAGCCCTACCACTGCCTCGACTGTGGCAAGAGCTTCAGCCACAGCTCCCACCTCACTGCCCACCAGCGCACCCACCGCGGCGTCCGGCCCTACTCCTGCCCCCTCTGTGGCAAGAGCTTCAGCCGCCGCTCCAACCTGCACCGGCACGAGAAGATCCACACGACGGGCCCCAAGGCCCTGGCCATGCTGAtgctgggggcggcgggggctcTGGCTGCACCCCCGCCTGCTCCCACTTAG
- the ZNF205 gene encoding zinc finger protein 205 isoform X1: MSEPSRECISPFWRPCFAGFTSACQAPGQSWQGLANDSAVLPTSEIEMSADGGGTRAAQDKERAREVLGHGHPCPEMLSESEEMVPLGATRESPHIKMEPEEPHPEGAWQGDGALGTPSWVSLSQGSKEKALFLPSGALPSPQIPVLAREGRTRDRQMAAALLTAWSQMPVTFEDVALYLSREEWSRLDHAQQSFYRDVLQKRNGLSLAGFPFSRPLWGSQGQGKGEASSSSQQMGDDKEKAGAIEAGKEEPTPSLAALGDVKASRSRVGRASGDVQPCGQQTGSGQSSGPARDGGQPGRLQEMPAKPAPPNASLTEKAREGRVGPPESSEEGLVPDGDAGKKTYKCEQCGKAFSWHSHLVTHRRTHTGEKPYTCTDCGKRFGRSSHLIQHQIIHTGEKPYTCPSCWKSFSHHSTLIQHQRIHTGEKPYVCDRCAKRFTRRSDLVTHQGTHTGAKPHKCPVCSKCFTQSSALVTHQRTHTGVKPYPCPECGKCFSQRSNLIAHNRTHTGEKPYHCLDCGKSFSHSSHLTAHQRTHRGVRPYSCPLCGKSFSRRSNLHRHEKIHTTGPKALAMLMLGAAGALAAPPPAPT, encoded by the exons ATGTCAGAACCTTCCAGAGAATGTATTTCCCCGTTCTGGCGTCCCTGCTTTGCTGGTTTCACAAGTGCATGCCAG GCTCCTGGCCAGAGCTGGCAGGGGTTGGCCAACGACTCAGCTGTGCTTCCTACCTCTGAGATAGAAATGTCTGCGGATGGCGGAGGCACCCGGGCTGCCCAGGACAAGGAGAGAGCCCGAGAG GTTCTGGGCCATGGGCATCCTTGTCCAGAAATGCTTTCTGAGTCGGAGGAGATGGTGCCTTTGGGAGCCACTCGGGAGTCACCGCACATCAAGATGGAGCCAGAAGAGCCACACCCCGAGGGGGCATGGCAGGGGGATGGGGCTCTGGGAACGCCAAGCTGGGTGTCCCTAAGCCAGGGCTCTAAGGAGAAGGCTCTCTTCCTGCCTAGTGGAG ccctcccctccccccagatccCTGTGCTCGCTCGCGAGGGGCGGACCAGAGACCGCCAGATGGCTGCGGCGCTGCTCACCGCCTGGTCCCAG ATGCCGGTGACTTTTGAGGATGTGGCTCTGTACCTCTCCAGGGAGGAGTGGAGTCGGCTGGACCACGCCCAGCAAAGCTTCTACAGGGACGTCCTGCAGAAGAGGAACGGACTGTCCCTGG CAGGATTTCCCTTCAGCAGACCTCTCTGGGGCTCCCAGGGACAGGGCAAGGGTGAGGCATCGAGCTCGAGCCAGCAGATGGGAGATGACAAGGAGAAGGCAG GAGCCATTGAGGCGGGCAAGGAGGAGCCGACCCCATCCCTGGCAGCCCTGGGGGATGTGAAGGCTTCcagaagcagggtggggagagccTCGGGGGACGTCCAGCCATGCGGGCAGCAAACCGGCAGTGGCCAAAGCTCAGGACCGGCCAGAGACGGTGGGCAGCCGGGTCGCCTGCAGGAGATGCCGGCAAAACCGGCGCCACCCAACGCCAGCCTcacagagaaagccagagaggggCGGGTGGGGCCCCCCGAGAGCAGCGAGGAGGGCCTGGTCCCCGACGGTGACGCCGGCAAGAAGACGTACAAGTGTGAGCAGTGCGGCAAGGCCTTTAGCTGGCACTCGCACCTCGTGACCCACCGGCGCACGCACACGGGTGAGAAGCCCTATACCTGCACGGACTGTGGCAAGCGCTTCGGCCGCAGCTCACACCTCATCCAGCACCAGATCATCCACACAGGCGAGAAGCCCTacacctgcccctcctgctggAAGAGCTTCAGCCACCACTCGACGCTGATCCAGCACCAGCGCATCCACACGGGTGAGAAGCCCTACGTGTGCGACCGTTGCGCCAAGCGCTTCACCCGCCGCTCGGACCTGGTCACCCACCAGGGCACGCACACAGGCGCCAAGCCCCACAAGTGCCCCGTCTGCAGCAAGTGCTTCACGCAGAGCTCGGCCCTGGTCACCCACCAGCGCACGCACACCGGGGTCAAGCCCTACCCATGCCCCGAGTGCGGCAAGTGCTTCAGCCAGCGCTCCAACCTCATCGCGCACAACCGCACGCACACGGGCGAGAAGCCCTACCACTGCCTCGACTGTGGCAAGAGCTTCAGCCACAGCTCCCACCTCACTGCCCACCAGCGCACCCACCGCGGCGTCCGGCCCTACTCCTGCCCCCTCTGTGGCAAGAGCTTCAGCCGCCGCTCCAACCTGCACCGGCACGAGAAGATCCACACGACGGGCCCCAAGGCCCTGGCCATGCTGAtgctgggggcggcgggggctcTGGCTGCACCCCCGCCTGCTCCCACTTAG
- the ZNF205 gene encoding zinc finger protein 205 isoform X2, whose amino-acid sequence MSEPSRECISPFWRPCFAGFTSACQAPGQSWQGLANDSAVLPTSEIEMSADGGGTRAAQDKERAREVLGHGHPCPEMLSESEEMVPLGATRESPHIKMEPEEPHPEGAWQGDGALGTPSWVSLSQGSKEKALFLPSGALPSPQIPVLAREGRTRDRQMAAALLTAWSQMPVTFEDVALYLSREEWSRLDHAQQSFYRDVLQKRNGLSLGFPFSRPLWGSQGQGKGEASSSSQQMGDDKEKAGAIEAGKEEPTPSLAALGDVKASRSRVGRASGDVQPCGQQTGSGQSSGPARDGGQPGRLQEMPAKPAPPNASLTEKAREGRVGPPESSEEGLVPDGDAGKKTYKCEQCGKAFSWHSHLVTHRRTHTGEKPYTCTDCGKRFGRSSHLIQHQIIHTGEKPYTCPSCWKSFSHHSTLIQHQRIHTGEKPYVCDRCAKRFTRRSDLVTHQGTHTGAKPHKCPVCSKCFTQSSALVTHQRTHTGVKPYPCPECGKCFSQRSNLIAHNRTHTGEKPYHCLDCGKSFSHSSHLTAHQRTHRGVRPYSCPLCGKSFSRRSNLHRHEKIHTTGPKALAMLMLGAAGALAAPPPAPT is encoded by the exons ATGTCAGAACCTTCCAGAGAATGTATTTCCCCGTTCTGGCGTCCCTGCTTTGCTGGTTTCACAAGTGCATGCCAG GCTCCTGGCCAGAGCTGGCAGGGGTTGGCCAACGACTCAGCTGTGCTTCCTACCTCTGAGATAGAAATGTCTGCGGATGGCGGAGGCACCCGGGCTGCCCAGGACAAGGAGAGAGCCCGAGAG GTTCTGGGCCATGGGCATCCTTGTCCAGAAATGCTTTCTGAGTCGGAGGAGATGGTGCCTTTGGGAGCCACTCGGGAGTCACCGCACATCAAGATGGAGCCAGAAGAGCCACACCCCGAGGGGGCATGGCAGGGGGATGGGGCTCTGGGAACGCCAAGCTGGGTGTCCCTAAGCCAGGGCTCTAAGGAGAAGGCTCTCTTCCTGCCTAGTGGAG ccctcccctccccccagatccCTGTGCTCGCTCGCGAGGGGCGGACCAGAGACCGCCAGATGGCTGCGGCGCTGCTCACCGCCTGGTCCCAG ATGCCGGTGACTTTTGAGGATGTGGCTCTGTACCTCTCCAGGGAGGAGTGGAGTCGGCTGGACCACGCCCAGCAAAGCTTCTACAGGGACGTCCTGCAGAAGAGGAACGGACTGTCCCTGG GATTTCCCTTCAGCAGACCTCTCTGGGGCTCCCAGGGACAGGGCAAGGGTGAGGCATCGAGCTCGAGCCAGCAGATGGGAGATGACAAGGAGAAGGCAG GAGCCATTGAGGCGGGCAAGGAGGAGCCGACCCCATCCCTGGCAGCCCTGGGGGATGTGAAGGCTTCcagaagcagggtggggagagccTCGGGGGACGTCCAGCCATGCGGGCAGCAAACCGGCAGTGGCCAAAGCTCAGGACCGGCCAGAGACGGTGGGCAGCCGGGTCGCCTGCAGGAGATGCCGGCAAAACCGGCGCCACCCAACGCCAGCCTcacagagaaagccagagaggggCGGGTGGGGCCCCCCGAGAGCAGCGAGGAGGGCCTGGTCCCCGACGGTGACGCCGGCAAGAAGACGTACAAGTGTGAGCAGTGCGGCAAGGCCTTTAGCTGGCACTCGCACCTCGTGACCCACCGGCGCACGCACACGGGTGAGAAGCCCTATACCTGCACGGACTGTGGCAAGCGCTTCGGCCGCAGCTCACACCTCATCCAGCACCAGATCATCCACACAGGCGAGAAGCCCTacacctgcccctcctgctggAAGAGCTTCAGCCACCACTCGACGCTGATCCAGCACCAGCGCATCCACACGGGTGAGAAGCCCTACGTGTGCGACCGTTGCGCCAAGCGCTTCACCCGCCGCTCGGACCTGGTCACCCACCAGGGCACGCACACAGGCGCCAAGCCCCACAAGTGCCCCGTCTGCAGCAAGTGCTTCACGCAGAGCTCGGCCCTGGTCACCCACCAGCGCACGCACACCGGGGTCAAGCCCTACCCATGCCCCGAGTGCGGCAAGTGCTTCAGCCAGCGCTCCAACCTCATCGCGCACAACCGCACGCACACGGGCGAGAAGCCCTACCACTGCCTCGACTGTGGCAAGAGCTTCAGCCACAGCTCCCACCTCACTGCCCACCAGCGCACCCACCGCGGCGTCCGGCCCTACTCCTGCCCCCTCTGTGGCAAGAGCTTCAGCCGCCGCTCCAACCTGCACCGGCACGAGAAGATCCACACGACGGGCCCCAAGGCCCTGGCCATGCTGAtgctgggggcggcgggggctcTGGCTGCACCCCCGCCTGCTCCCACTTAG
- the ZNF205 gene encoding zinc finger protein 205 isoform X4, which produces MLSESEEMVPLGATRESPHIKMEPEEPHPEGAWQGDGALGTPSWVSLSQGSKEKALFLPSGALPSPQIPVLAREGRTRDRQMAAALLTAWSQMPVTFEDVALYLSREEWSRLDHAQQSFYRDVLQKRNGLSLAGFPFSRPLWGSQGQGKGEASSSSQQMGDDKEKAGAIEAGKEEPTPSLAALGDVKASRSRVGRASGDVQPCGQQTGSGQSSGPARDGGQPGRLQEMPAKPAPPNASLTEKAREGRVGPPESSEEGLVPDGDAGKKTYKCEQCGKAFSWHSHLVTHRRTHTGEKPYTCTDCGKRFGRSSHLIQHQIIHTGEKPYTCPSCWKSFSHHSTLIQHQRIHTGEKPYVCDRCAKRFTRRSDLVTHQGTHTGAKPHKCPVCSKCFTQSSALVTHQRTHTGVKPYPCPECGKCFSQRSNLIAHNRTHTGEKPYHCLDCGKSFSHSSHLTAHQRTHRGVRPYSCPLCGKSFSRRSNLHRHEKIHTTGPKALAMLMLGAAGALAAPPPAPT; this is translated from the exons ATGCTTTCTGAGTCGGAGGAGATGGTGCCTTTGGGAGCCACTCGGGAGTCACCGCACATCAAGATGGAGCCAGAAGAGCCACACCCCGAGGGGGCATGGCAGGGGGATGGGGCTCTGGGAACGCCAAGCTGGGTGTCCCTAAGCCAGGGCTCTAAGGAGAAGGCTCTCTTCCTGCCTAGTGGAG ccctcccctccccccagatccCTGTGCTCGCTCGCGAGGGGCGGACCAGAGACCGCCAGATGGCTGCGGCGCTGCTCACCGCCTGGTCCCAG ATGCCGGTGACTTTTGAGGATGTGGCTCTGTACCTCTCCAGGGAGGAGTGGAGTCGGCTGGACCACGCCCAGCAAAGCTTCTACAGGGACGTCCTGCAGAAGAGGAACGGACTGTCCCTGG CAGGATTTCCCTTCAGCAGACCTCTCTGGGGCTCCCAGGGACAGGGCAAGGGTGAGGCATCGAGCTCGAGCCAGCAGATGGGAGATGACAAGGAGAAGGCAG GAGCCATTGAGGCGGGCAAGGAGGAGCCGACCCCATCCCTGGCAGCCCTGGGGGATGTGAAGGCTTCcagaagcagggtggggagagccTCGGGGGACGTCCAGCCATGCGGGCAGCAAACCGGCAGTGGCCAAAGCTCAGGACCGGCCAGAGACGGTGGGCAGCCGGGTCGCCTGCAGGAGATGCCGGCAAAACCGGCGCCACCCAACGCCAGCCTcacagagaaagccagagaggggCGGGTGGGGCCCCCCGAGAGCAGCGAGGAGGGCCTGGTCCCCGACGGTGACGCCGGCAAGAAGACGTACAAGTGTGAGCAGTGCGGCAAGGCCTTTAGCTGGCACTCGCACCTCGTGACCCACCGGCGCACGCACACGGGTGAGAAGCCCTATACCTGCACGGACTGTGGCAAGCGCTTCGGCCGCAGCTCACACCTCATCCAGCACCAGATCATCCACACAGGCGAGAAGCCCTacacctgcccctcctgctggAAGAGCTTCAGCCACCACTCGACGCTGATCCAGCACCAGCGCATCCACACGGGTGAGAAGCCCTACGTGTGCGACCGTTGCGCCAAGCGCTTCACCCGCCGCTCGGACCTGGTCACCCACCAGGGCACGCACACAGGCGCCAAGCCCCACAAGTGCCCCGTCTGCAGCAAGTGCTTCACGCAGAGCTCGGCCCTGGTCACCCACCAGCGCACGCACACCGGGGTCAAGCCCTACCCATGCCCCGAGTGCGGCAAGTGCTTCAGCCAGCGCTCCAACCTCATCGCGCACAACCGCACGCACACGGGCGAGAAGCCCTACCACTGCCTCGACTGTGGCAAGAGCTTCAGCCACAGCTCCCACCTCACTGCCCACCAGCGCACCCACCGCGGCGTCCGGCCCTACTCCTGCCCCCTCTGTGGCAAGAGCTTCAGCCGCCGCTCCAACCTGCACCGGCACGAGAAGATCCACACGACGGGCCCCAAGGCCCTGGCCATGCTGAtgctgggggcggcgggggctcTGGCTGCACCCCCGCCTGCTCCCACTTAG